The DNA segment ATTTGGGATGATGGTTGTGCTCGGCGCGATCGCGGTCGGTCAGGCGGCTAATCCTGCAATTGACAGGATCACCGAACAGATGCCGGCGAACAGTTCTGCGATGAGGGACAGCCTGGCTGTGCAACTCGTTGGTATGACTCCGGAATCGGTTGAGTATCTTGCGGGCAAGCTGACGCCTTACGATGAGGGTCGGCCCGGAGCTGAATACGGAATAAGTGCGATGACCGATTTTATAATGGATCAGAAGAAAGATGCGATTCGCGAAGACTATGCAATGCTGCTGGCGGAGATGATCGATGATGTGCCGGACAAGCTGGGCAAGGCGTTTTTGATCGAGCAGTTGAGGCTCGTGGGCGACGAGGAAGTTGTCGATACCGTGGCGGAATATCTGAATGACAGCTTTCTGTGTGATTTTGCGACGCGGACGCTGCTGACTATAGGCGGCGATTCTGTTGAGGCAAAACTGCTGGCTGCTTTTGACACGGCTTATCCGGAGAACAAGTTGCACCTGATGCAGGGACTTGGCGAGATGCAGAGCATGGCAGGGGCGGACAGGATCCAGCCTTATGCTGCGAGCAAGAACTGGAAGATGCGTAAGGCGGCACTGCAGGCGCTGGCGAATATCGGCAAGGCTTCTTCGCGTGGTGTTTTGAAGAATGCTGTCAATGTCGATGATGCGTACAAGAAGGCGGACAATGCTTCGCTGTATCTTCTGTTCGCGCGTCGTCAGGCTGAGCAGGGCAAGTATGATGCATGTGCGAGAATCTGCAATGAAGTGGCGGGTATGTTCGGTGACGACAGTTATATCGGGTCCGCAGCGGGCGATAGTATGGCGAAGGCTATCGGGCTTGATAATGTCGATAAGATCAAGAACGCTCAGCTTCGCGAAAAGGCTGAGAAGCAGATCCGGGCGAGTCTTGCAACGGCTCCGACTCCGCCGGAAGGTTTCAAGGCGTTGTTCAACGGTAAGAGCCTGGCGGGCTGGAAGAAGCATGATAATCTGCCCAGCGGGCCAGGCGGCAAGTGGTACGTCGAGGACGGTGCGATCGTTGGTATGCAGCATCCGCCTAAGAAGGGCGGCTTCCTGGTGACGGAAGAGTCGTTTGAGGATTACGAGCTGCTGCTTGAGACGAAGATCGACTGGCCGTTTGACAGTGGCGTGTTTTTGCGTGTAGGACCTGAGGGCAAGAGTCATCAGGTTACGCTGGACTATCGGCCCGGCGGTCAGATCGGGTCCATTTACTGTCCTTGGACGCACGGCAGGGTGCATGCTGTGCCGGATTCACTGGATCTGTTCAAGAGGGGCGAATGGAACAAGATCCGGATCGTTTGCGAAGGTGAGCCTGCAAGGATCAAGTTCTGGCTGAACGGCGAGATGGTTACGGACTTCCAGCATACCGAGCAGACGACCGCGGGCATTCCTGAAGAGGGCGGTATCGCGCTGCAGGTGCACCCGGGCGGTGAGGGCTATGAGGACAGCAAGGCGATGTTCCGCAATATCTTCGTTCGCAGGATAGAGTCGGAATCGAAGATGAACGAGCTTACCGCAGATGAAAAAGAGCAAGGGTTCGATCTGCTGTTCAACGGCAAGGACCTGACGGGCTGGGTCGGCAACAAGGCCAGCTACGGCGTTGAAAACGGTATTCTGTTCTGCCGTAAGGGTACGGGCAGGAACATCTATACTGAGGACACTTATGATAATTTTGTGCTGCGTTTCGATTTCAGGCTGCAGCCCGGTACTAACAATGGGCTGGGAATCAGGACGCCTGCAAGCGGTGACGCAGCGTATGTTGGCATGGAACTTCAGATACTGGATAATACCGCTGACAAGTACAGCAATCTAAAGCCATATCAGTATCACGGTTCTGTCTACGGCGTAATACCGGCCAAACGCGGTTATCTGAACCCGGTCGGCGAGTGGAACCGGCAGGAAGTGATCGCGGACGGGTACGATATCAAGGTGATACTAAACGGCGAGACGATCCTGGACGGTAATATCAAGGAAGCCTCAGAGGGCGGCACGATCGACGGCAGGGACCATCCGGGTCTGCTGAACGAGTCGGGGCATATTGGATTCCTTGGTCATGGCGACTTTGTGGAATTCAAGAATATCCGCATCAAGGAACTGTAAACCGGTTCAAGAAGAAGATTATGAAGCCCGCTGATCTTGTGATTGGCGGGCTTTTTTGTTTTTGCGGCTGGAAAATTTGGTTATGCGCGAAAAAGTTTTGACAATTTCGCGGCAAGCCGTTAATATGTCCTACAATACTACATGTAACTGTGCGAGGTTTTTGGAAGATGAAATTAACTCCTGTTGCTAAGATGACGCTCGTGGATATGGCTGAAGGTAAGGTTCGCGAGGCGATAGTTGAATCGGGTATGAAAGTTGGGGATGTATTGCCCGGTGAGCTTGAGCTGGCCGAGCGGCTGGGGGTGAGTCGCAATGTTATGCGCGAGGCGCTGAGCCGTTTGCGGATGCTGGGGGTGCTGGAGTCGAGAAAACGCCGGGGAA comes from the Anaerohalosphaera lusitana genome and includes:
- a CDS encoding DUF1080 domain-containing protein — encoded protein: MRTLKMLFGMMVVLGAIAVGQAANPAIDRITEQMPANSSAMRDSLAVQLVGMTPESVEYLAGKLTPYDEGRPGAEYGISAMTDFIMDQKKDAIREDYAMLLAEMIDDVPDKLGKAFLIEQLRLVGDEEVVDTVAEYLNDSFLCDFATRTLLTIGGDSVEAKLLAAFDTAYPENKLHLMQGLGEMQSMAGADRIQPYAASKNWKMRKAALQALANIGKASSRGVLKNAVNVDDAYKKADNASLYLLFARRQAEQGKYDACARICNEVAGMFGDDSYIGSAAGDSMAKAIGLDNVDKIKNAQLREKAEKQIRASLATAPTPPEGFKALFNGKSLAGWKKHDNLPSGPGGKWYVEDGAIVGMQHPPKKGGFLVTEESFEDYELLLETKIDWPFDSGVFLRVGPEGKSHQVTLDYRPGGQIGSIYCPWTHGRVHAVPDSLDLFKRGEWNKIRIVCEGEPARIKFWLNGEMVTDFQHTEQTTAGIPEEGGIALQVHPGGEGYEDSKAMFRNIFVRRIESESKMNELTADEKEQGFDLLFNGKDLTGWVGNKASYGVENGILFCRKGTGRNIYTEDTYDNFVLRFDFRLQPGTNNGLGIRTPASGDAAYVGMELQILDNTADKYSNLKPYQYHGSVYGVIPAKRGYLNPVGEWNRQEVIADGYDIKVILNGETILDGNIKEASEGGTIDGRDHPGLLNESGHIGFLGHGDFVEFKNIRIKEL